A genomic window from Streptomyces brevispora includes:
- a CDS encoding SUKH-4 family immunity protein, whose translation MVTFAQAQERADEWVNGDVAAYQHREVRVREFELGFVVWAEDRAEGPVSDGGRQRLVIARDSGEATLWPGLPVGEVIRRYEEEYSAPDVAQAAPEPPQRIDLNQTSFLLSPPEWLQEAADKLGIPDRRAERAGEPVPPRTPAAPAPPSPVSSAPRPDGPGAYEPTAYEGVPASAPQPPVGATPWAGTDTNADSDAEGVGMPATVFAPPLSGADDEGAPPRVVSADAPTALMSGGSQLPRTAIVPGFDPQGPGAPVPGAPGAPGAPGRPGGSGSGDISQEATSKAPVSPRGARGGGSTTPPPPGAPGIPGAPVPPPSGPGAPGAPAGGYMPTQLAPHPGPPGAPRPPGPPGAPMPPGPPSPGGDVHQAATMFAPPGQVGPPAPQPPGPPGPPGFPGAPQPPGPPGPPGSTPPPGGGAHHAATMLAGPGQMGPPAPQPPGPPGATPPPGGGVHHAATVLAGPARMGPSAPQPPGPPGAPMGGAPGAVPPPAYGYPQAPAGQPTVGPGYQAVLRYRGPDGSEQRLIRRSAPGTPHPEWQMLHELRAMNVPPQQVIELHTELESCELPGGYCARMIRETWPQVRITSVAPYGTDHASRQQGMQHLLTHQGELHQVADGPARPAPVRAPLPQIPPAMPVPPEAMAEELLQTFGPQGILRFDQRAVSRQGVPDVVARTLVWAGLPADFGPFFWAQPGQPVVPTLAELAVQRQVQPAPDAGSYLVMGSDFGRAICVQYGTANIVAVPVEAGPGGQPVPPQFVNTGLPEFTRSMALLGRMWRLRYGLNPEQAGRWTVDFQAQLVALDPASLASPESWWSVLLEQMWDGLI comes from the coding sequence ATGGTGACCTTTGCGCAGGCGCAGGAGCGCGCGGACGAGTGGGTCAACGGTGACGTTGCGGCGTATCAGCACCGCGAGGTGCGGGTACGTGAGTTCGAGCTGGGTTTTGTGGTGTGGGCCGAGGACCGGGCCGAGGGTCCGGTCTCGGACGGTGGCCGACAGCGGCTGGTGATCGCCCGGGACAGCGGTGAGGCGACGTTGTGGCCGGGGCTGCCGGTCGGTGAGGTGATCCGGCGGTACGAGGAGGAGTACAGCGCTCCGGATGTGGCGCAGGCTGCCCCGGAGCCGCCGCAGCGCATCGATCTGAATCAGACGTCGTTCCTGTTGAGCCCGCCGGAGTGGCTCCAGGAGGCGGCGGACAAGCTGGGTATTCCGGACCGGCGGGCGGAACGCGCCGGGGAGCCGGTGCCGCCGCGGACGCCCGCCGCCCCTGCTCCCCCTTCTCCCGTTTCTTCTGCTCCCCGGCCGGACGGGCCGGGCGCCTACGAGCCCACCGCGTACGAGGGGGTTCCGGCGTCCGCGCCGCAGCCGCCGGTCGGGGCCACGCCGTGGGCGGGGACCGATACCAACGCCGACTCCGACGCCGAGGGGGTGGGGATGCCGGCCACGGTGTTCGCGCCGCCGCTCTCGGGTGCGGACGACGAGGGCGCGCCGCCCAGGGTGGTGTCGGCCGATGCACCGACCGCGCTGATGTCCGGGGGCAGCCAGTTGCCCCGGACGGCGATCGTGCCCGGTTTCGACCCGCAGGGTCCGGGGGCTCCGGTTCCGGGTGCGCCCGGTGCGCCCGGTGCCCCCGGCCGCCCCGGCGGGTCAGGTTCCGGGGACATCTCGCAGGAGGCCACCAGCAAGGCCCCCGTCTCGCCGCGGGGCGCGCGCGGAGGGGGCTCGACGACTCCGCCGCCGCCCGGTGCCCCCGGCATTCCGGGTGCGCCGGTGCCGCCGCCCTCGGGACCGGGTGCGCCCGGCGCCCCGGCGGGCGGGTACATGCCGACGCAGCTCGCCCCGCACCCGGGCCCGCCCGGCGCACCCCGGCCGCCCGGCCCGCCGGGTGCGCCGATGCCGCCCGGTCCGCCCTCGCCCGGTGGCGACGTGCACCAGGCGGCCACGATGTTCGCGCCCCCCGGACAGGTCGGCCCGCCGGCTCCGCAGCCGCCCGGTCCTCCTGGCCCTCCCGGTTTCCCGGGTGCCCCGCAGCCTCCCGGCCCGCCCGGCCCTCCCGGTTCCACGCCGCCCCCCGGTGGCGGTGCGCATCACGCGGCGACGATGCTCGCGGGTCCCGGCCAGATGGGGCCGCCGGCCCCGCAGCCGCCTGGCCCTCCCGGTGCCACGCCGCCCCCCGGTGGCGGTGTGCACCATGCCGCGACGGTGCTCGCCGGTCCGGCCCGGATGGGCCCGTCCGCGCCGCAGCCGCCGGGTCCGCCCGGTGCGCCGATGGGCGGCGCCCCCGGCGCCGTACCGCCGCCGGCGTACGGGTATCCGCAGGCGCCCGCCGGTCAGCCGACCGTCGGCCCCGGCTACCAGGCCGTGCTGCGCTACCGCGGACCCGATGGCAGCGAGCAGCGGCTGATCCGCCGTTCGGCGCCCGGGACCCCGCACCCGGAGTGGCAGATGCTGCACGAGCTGCGGGCCATGAACGTGCCGCCGCAGCAGGTCATCGAGCTGCACACGGAGCTGGAGTCCTGCGAGCTGCCGGGTGGTTACTGTGCCCGGATGATCCGGGAGACCTGGCCGCAGGTGCGGATCACCAGCGTCGCCCCGTACGGCACCGATCACGCGAGCCGGCAGCAGGGCATGCAGCATCTGCTCACCCACCAGGGCGAGCTGCACCAGGTCGCGGACGGTCCGGCGCGTCCGGCGCCGGTGCGGGCGCCGCTGCCCCAGATACCGCCCGCGATGCCGGTGCCGCCGGAGGCCATGGCGGAGGAGCTGCTGCAGACCTTCGGTCCGCAGGGCATTCTGCGCTTCGACCAGCGCGCGGTCTCCCGGCAGGGGGTGCCGGATGTCGTGGCGCGGACCCTGGTGTGGGCGGGGCTGCCGGCCGACTTCGGGCCGTTCTTCTGGGCGCAGCCGGGGCAGCCGGTGGTGCCGACGCTGGCCGAGCTGGCCGTGCAGCGCCAGGTGCAGCCCGCGCCCGACGCGGGGTCGTACCTCGTGATGGGTTCGGACTTCGGCCGGGCGATCTGTGTCCAGTACGGGACGGCGAACATCGTGGCCGTGCCGGTGGAGGCGGGTCCCGGCGGGCAGCCGGTGCCGCCGCAGTTCGTGAACACCGGGCTGCCGGAGTTCACCCGTTCGATGGCCCTGCTGGGCCGGATGTGGCGGCTTCGGTACGGGCTCAACCCGGAGCAGGCCGGCCGCTGGACGGTCGACTTCCAGGCCCAGCTCGTCGCACTGGACCCGGCGTCGCTCGCGTCGCCGGAGAGCTGGTGGTCGGTGCTGCTGGAGCAGATGTGGGACGGCCTGATCTGA
- a CDS encoding SMI1/KNR4 family protein: MTTGRLGQQAAPPNGAYAGQLVHFPDPVRASRHPRGVRMDGNGCPEFAPYARAAAEIAEPPQGFGVDELRLTDYVSANAALAATGHELWDTIPAVATPHGWTWHHVPGGRRMELVPVEVKALLRHHGGLATTAVDQDKRGTRPLQETRPAHFRLPKGAVAVSEQQVQGVEEDLGYRLPGAYRSFLKAAGGSAPVGAALDAELGLLVDQPFFTVREEAAVNDLVYVNKCLRDHLTKDYLGVGFVQGGILAVKVRGQAIGSVWFCAYDDARDRDGWSVQERVDRLLLPCGADFDAFLQRLAGNPPELETVANLMVDGGFARAVPVEG; this comes from the coding sequence ATGACGACAGGCCGGCTCGGGCAGCAAGCCGCGCCACCGAACGGGGCCTACGCCGGGCAGCTCGTGCACTTCCCGGATCCGGTCCGGGCGTCCCGCCACCCCAGAGGTGTGCGCATGGACGGGAACGGCTGTCCGGAGTTCGCGCCGTACGCGCGCGCCGCCGCCGAGATCGCCGAGCCCCCGCAGGGCTTCGGCGTCGATGAACTGCGGCTCACGGACTACGTGTCGGCGAACGCGGCACTGGCGGCCACCGGCCATGAGCTGTGGGACACGATTCCGGCGGTGGCCACCCCGCACGGCTGGACCTGGCACCACGTGCCGGGCGGCCGGCGGATGGAGCTGGTTCCGGTCGAGGTGAAGGCGCTGTTGCGGCATCACGGCGGGCTGGCGACGACCGCGGTGGACCAGGACAAGCGGGGAACGCGCCCGCTCCAGGAGACGCGGCCCGCGCACTTCCGGCTCCCGAAGGGGGCCGTGGCGGTGAGCGAGCAGCAGGTCCAGGGCGTCGAGGAGGACCTCGGTTACCGGCTGCCCGGTGCGTACCGTTCGTTCCTGAAGGCGGCCGGCGGTTCGGCCCCGGTCGGTGCGGCGCTCGACGCGGAGCTGGGTCTCCTGGTCGACCAGCCGTTCTTCACGGTGCGCGAGGAAGCCGCCGTGAACGACCTGGTGTACGTCAACAAGTGCCTGCGGGACCATCTGACCAAGGACTACCTGGGGGTCGGTTTCGTCCAGGGCGGCATCCTCGCGGTGAAGGTCCGGGGCCAGGCCATCGGTTCGGTCTGGTTCTGCGCGTACGACGACGCGCGGGACCGGGACGGCTGGAGTGTCCAGGAGCGGGTGGACCGGCTGCTGTTGCCGTGCGGTGCGGATTTCGATGCCTTTCTGCAGCGTCTCGCGGGTAATCCGCCGGAGCTGGAGACGGTGGCGAACCTGATGGTGGACGGCGGCTTCGCGCGCGCGGTCCCGGTGGAGGGGTGA
- a CDS encoding YwqJ-related putative deaminase — protein MHTAHSAHTVTSGDPRLSWSSTETSHAPRLTHRRDGILPAVAAALSVRGETLTCTAGKGDQPPVLHHLVQDFLDTLTSGQRERFTGRCPEAILLSRHLTATETGRSKRAQRKPLTNGEARRALKHARLTARRIREDGDPLHGSYAPPCRSCSVMLAHFGVRPVDLTTTGAATTTAEKG, from the coding sequence ATGCACACCGCACACTCTGCACACACCGTCACATCCGGGGACCCACGACTCAGCTGGAGCAGCACCGAAACCAGTCACGCACCCCGACTGACCCACCGCCGCGACGGCATCCTGCCCGCGGTGGCCGCAGCGCTGTCCGTACGCGGCGAGACGCTCACCTGCACCGCGGGCAAGGGCGACCAGCCACCCGTACTGCACCACCTCGTCCAGGACTTCCTCGACACCCTCACCAGCGGCCAGCGGGAACGCTTCACCGGCCGCTGCCCCGAAGCGATACTGCTCTCCAGGCACCTCACCGCCACCGAGACCGGCCGCTCCAAGCGGGCCCAGCGCAAGCCCCTCACCAACGGCGAGGCCCGCCGCGCGCTCAAGCACGCCCGGCTCACCGCACGCCGCATCCGCGAGGACGGCGACCCCCTGCACGGCAGCTACGCACCGCCCTGCCGCTCCTGCTCGGTGATGCTCGCCCACTTCGGCGTACGTCCCGTCGACCTCACCACGACCGGAGCGGCGACCACCACCGCCGAGAAGGGCTGA
- a CDS encoding SUKH-3 domain-containing protein — MADRNDLPEQAGPANHDRHAATRFPAAVDAALRTAGWQPGRWDIRQAEEWADALRLHASPAGHQHAVFPAAVEAWAEFGGLHITAAAPGRQIAPAAVRIDPLRGLHLARTLADLGRALETEVAPLGDEGDGHAVLAIDIEGRVYSVDHTGDWYLGPDIDKALSTLVTGTQPDRLTSA, encoded by the coding sequence ATGGCCGACCGAAACGACCTCCCCGAACAGGCGGGCCCGGCGAACCACGACCGCCACGCCGCCACCCGCTTCCCCGCCGCCGTCGACGCCGCCCTGCGCACCGCCGGCTGGCAGCCCGGCCGCTGGGACATCCGCCAGGCCGAGGAGTGGGCCGACGCGCTGCGCCTGCACGCGTCGCCGGCCGGCCACCAGCACGCCGTCTTCCCGGCAGCCGTGGAGGCCTGGGCCGAATTCGGCGGCCTGCACATCACCGCGGCCGCGCCCGGCCGCCAGATCGCACCGGCGGCGGTACGGATCGACCCCCTGCGCGGACTGCACCTGGCCCGGACCCTGGCGGACCTCGGGCGCGCCCTGGAGACCGAGGTCGCGCCGCTGGGCGATGAAGGGGACGGGCACGCGGTGCTCGCGATCGACATCGAGGGGCGGGTCTACAGCGTCGACCACACGGGTGACTGGTACCTGGGTCCGGACATCGACAAGGCCCTGTCCACCCTGGTCACGGGAACCCAGCCGGACCGCCTGACCTCGGCCTGA
- a CDS encoding sensor histidine kinase, with translation MTATGEDREAAGPTTRGYWWWERRRSVALDVGLALFSALECGLEGVEFAGDTGLPVPLGVVFGFFAGAVLLVRRRWPIAVVLVSVATTPAEMGFLMGLVGLYTLAASDVPRRITVVLMSMSLVGTFIVTYVRLRQGVSASADFGPGDWYVPMLSLFMAVGLAAPPVLFGLYIGARRRLMESLRERADSLERELSLLADRAEERAEWARTEERTRIAREMHDVVAHRVSLMVVHAAALQAVAPKDPAKAVRNAALVGDMGRQALTELREMLGVLRTGEPMAARVTKVPLASVGRVAAAAPEDGPRLHEVETLVGESRAAGMTVELSVEGETRPYPPEVEQTAYRVVQEALTNVHKHAAGAKTWVRLAHRGAEVAMQVENGPSDSGTADAGLPSGGNGLVGMRERVLGLGGVFVSGPTDAGGFRVSAVLPDAGGAGA, from the coding sequence ATGACCGCAACGGGGGAAGACCGGGAAGCGGCGGGACCGACCACCCGCGGCTACTGGTGGTGGGAACGGCGACGGAGCGTCGCACTGGATGTCGGACTGGCGCTGTTCTCGGCGCTGGAGTGCGGGTTGGAAGGGGTGGAATTCGCCGGGGACACCGGGCTGCCGGTGCCTCTGGGGGTGGTGTTCGGGTTCTTCGCCGGGGCCGTGCTGCTGGTGCGCCGGCGGTGGCCGATCGCCGTGGTGCTGGTGTCCGTCGCGACGACACCGGCCGAGATGGGCTTCCTGATGGGCCTGGTCGGCCTGTACACGCTGGCCGCGTCCGACGTGCCGCGGCGGATCACCGTGGTGCTGATGAGCATGTCCCTGGTGGGCACGTTCATCGTCACGTACGTACGGCTGCGGCAAGGCGTGTCGGCCAGTGCCGACTTCGGGCCCGGCGACTGGTACGTCCCGATGCTGTCCCTCTTCATGGCGGTGGGGCTCGCCGCGCCGCCGGTGCTGTTCGGCCTCTACATAGGGGCCCGGCGCCGGCTGATGGAGAGCCTGCGGGAGCGGGCTGACTCGCTGGAGCGGGAGCTGTCGCTGCTCGCGGACCGGGCCGAGGAGCGGGCCGAGTGGGCGCGCACGGAGGAGCGGACCCGGATCGCCCGGGAGATGCACGACGTGGTCGCCCACCGGGTGAGCCTGATGGTGGTCCACGCCGCGGCGCTCCAGGCGGTCGCGCCCAAGGACCCGGCGAAGGCGGTGCGCAACGCGGCGCTGGTCGGTGACATGGGGCGGCAGGCGCTGACCGAGTTGCGCGAGATGCTCGGGGTGCTGCGCACGGGCGAGCCGATGGCGGCCCGGGTGACCAAGGTGCCGCTCGCCTCCGTCGGCCGGGTGGCCGCGGCCGCGCCGGAGGACGGGCCCCGGCTGCACGAGGTGGAGACGCTGGTCGGGGAGTCGCGGGCGGCGGGGATGACGGTGGAGCTCTCGGTGGAGGGCGAGACGCGTCCGTACCCGCCCGAGGTCGAGCAGACGGCGTACCGGGTCGTGCAGGAGGCCCTGACGAACGTGCACAAGCACGCGGCCGGTGCGAAGACGTGGGTGCGGCTGGCGCACCGGGGGGCGGAGGTCGCCATGCAGGTGGAGAACGGCCCCTCGGACTCGGGCACGGCGGATGCGGGGTTGCCCAGTGGGGGCAACGGTCTGGTGGGCATGCGGGAGCGGGTGCTGGGTCTGGGCGGGGTCTTCGTCTCCGGCCCGACGGACGCGGGCGGCTTCCGGGTGTCGGCGGTCCTGCCGGACGCCGGCGGGGCCGGAGCCTGA
- the glmU gene encoding bifunctional UDP-N-acetylglucosamine diphosphorylase/glucosamine-1-phosphate N-acetyltransferase GlmU, translated as MSSERPAAVVVLAAGEGTRMKSKTPKVLHEISGRSLVGHVVAASRELEPQHLVVVVGHASEQVTAHLTAADAQVRTAYQAEQKGTGNAVRVALDELGGTVAGTVIVVCGDTPLLSGETLTALAATHTADGNAVTVLSAEVPDSTGYGRIVRDPATGAVTEIVEHKDATDAQRAIREINSGVFAFDGQLLADALGKVRTDNSQGEEYLTDVLSILREAGHRVGASVAGDHREILGINNRVQLAEARRLLNQRLLERAMTAGVTVVDPASTLIDVTVTYERDAIVHPGTQLLGTTHLAEDAEVGPNSRLTDTVVHTGARVDNTVSDGAEVGPGALVGPYAYLRPGTRLGAKAKAGAYVEMKNATIGEGTKVPHLSYVGDATIGDHTNIGAASVFVNYDGVAKHHTTIGSHCRTGSDNMFVAPVTVGDGVYTAAGSVITKDVPSGSLAVARGQQRNIEGWVARKRPGSAAAQAAQVAAEDAGGES; from the coding sequence GTGAGCTCCGAACGCCCGGCAGCCGTCGTCGTCCTCGCAGCGGGTGAGGGCACCCGCATGAAGTCGAAGACCCCCAAGGTTCTGCACGAGATCTCCGGGCGCTCGCTCGTCGGACATGTCGTCGCGGCCTCCCGCGAGCTGGAGCCCCAGCACCTCGTCGTGGTCGTCGGCCATGCGAGCGAGCAGGTCACCGCCCACCTCACCGCCGCGGACGCCCAGGTGCGCACCGCCTACCAGGCCGAGCAGAAGGGCACCGGGAACGCGGTGCGCGTCGCGCTCGACGAGCTGGGCGGGACCGTCGCGGGCACCGTGATCGTGGTCTGCGGGGACACCCCGCTGCTGTCCGGCGAGACGCTCACCGCGCTCGCCGCCACCCACACCGCCGACGGCAACGCGGTCACCGTGCTGAGCGCCGAGGTCCCCGACTCGACCGGCTACGGCCGGATCGTCCGCGACCCGGCGACCGGTGCGGTCACCGAGATCGTCGAGCACAAGGACGCCACCGACGCGCAGCGCGCGATCCGGGAGATCAACTCCGGGGTGTTCGCGTTCGACGGGCAGCTGCTCGCCGATGCGCTGGGCAAGGTCCGTACGGACAACAGCCAGGGCGAGGAGTACCTCACCGACGTGCTGTCCATCCTGCGCGAGGCGGGGCACCGGGTCGGCGCCTCGGTCGCCGGGGACCACCGGGAGATCCTCGGGATCAACAACCGGGTGCAGCTCGCCGAGGCCCGCCGGCTGCTGAACCAGCGGCTGTTGGAGCGGGCGATGACGGCCGGTGTGACCGTGGTGGACCCGGCGTCGACGCTGATCGATGTCACCGTGACGTACGAGCGGGACGCGATCGTGCACCCGGGCACCCAACTGCTGGGTACGACACACCTCGCGGAGGACGCCGAGGTGGGGCCGAACTCCCGGCTGACGGACACGGTCGTGCACACGGGCGCCCGGGTGGACAACACCGTCTCGGACGGGGCGGAGGTGGGTCCGGGCGCGCTGGTCGGTCCGTACGCCTATCTGCGGCCGGGTACGCGGCTGGGCGCGAAGGCCAAGGCCGGTGCGTACGTGGAGATGAAGAACGCGACGATCGGCGAGGGCACGAAGGTCCCCCACCTGTCCTACGTCGGTGACGCGACGATCGGCGATCACACCAACATCGGTGCGGCGAGCGTCTTCGTGAACTACGACGGCGTGGCCAAGCACCACACGACGATCGGCTCGCACTGCCGTACCGGGTCGGACAATATGTTTGTGGCTCCCGTCACGGTCGGGGACGGTGTCTACACCGCGGCCGGGTCGGTCATCACCAAGGACGTGCCGTCCGGTTCGCTGGCCGTGGCCCGTGGCCAGCAAAGGAATATCGAGGGCTGGGTGGCCCGCAAGCGTCCGGGCAGCGCGGCCGCGCAGGCGGCTCAGGTCGCGGCGGAGGACGCCGGCGGCGAAAGCTGA
- a CDS encoding ribose-phosphate diphosphokinase — translation MTGIKTTGEKKLMFFSGRAHPELAEEVAHQLGVGLVPTKAFDFANGEIYVRFQESARGADCFLIQSHTAPINKWIMEQLIMLDALKRASARSITVIVPFYGYARQDKKHRGREPISARLIADLMKTAGADRILTVDLHTDQIQGFFDGPVDHLFALPILADYVGAKVDRSKLTIVSPDAGRVRVADRWCDRLDAPLAIVHKRRDKDVPNQVSVHEVVGNVEGRVCVLVDDMIDTGGTICAAADALFAHGAEDVIVTATHGVLSGPAADRLKNSKVSEFVFTDTLPTPGELELDKITVLSIAPTIARAVREVFEDGSVTSLFEEQ, via the coding sequence GTGACCGGGATCAAGACGACCGGCGAGAAGAAACTGATGTTCTTCTCCGGCCGCGCCCACCCCGAGCTGGCCGAGGAGGTTGCACACCAGCTGGGTGTCGGCCTCGTGCCGACGAAGGCCTTCGATTTCGCCAACGGTGAGATCTACGTCCGCTTCCAGGAGTCCGCCCGCGGCGCCGACTGCTTCCTGATCCAGAGCCACACGGCTCCGATCAACAAGTGGATCATGGAGCAGCTGATCATGCTGGACGCGCTGAAGCGCGCGTCGGCCCGTTCGATCACGGTGATCGTGCCGTTCTACGGCTACGCCCGCCAGGACAAGAAGCACCGCGGCCGCGAGCCGATCTCGGCCCGTCTGATCGCGGACCTGATGAAGACGGCGGGTGCGGACCGCATCCTCACCGTCGACCTGCACACCGACCAGATCCAGGGCTTCTTCGACGGCCCGGTCGACCACCTCTTCGCGCTGCCGATCCTGGCCGACTACGTCGGTGCGAAGGTCGACCGTTCGAAGCTGACGATCGTCTCGCCGGACGCGGGCCGGGTCCGGGTCGCCGACCGCTGGTGCGACCGGCTGGACGCCCCGCTGGCGATCGTGCACAAGCGCCGCGACAAGGACGTGCCGAACCAGGTCAGCGTGCACGAGGTCGTGGGCAACGTCGAGGGCCGGGTCTGTGTCCTGGTCGACGACATGATCGACACGGGCGGCACGATCTGCGCCGCCGCCGACGCCCTGTTCGCGCACGGTGCGGAGGACGTCATAGTGACGGCGACGCACGGTGTCCTCTCGGGTCCGGCCGCCGACCGGCTGAAGAACTCGAAGGTCAGCGAGTTCGTGTTCACGGACACCCTGCCGACCCCGGGCGAGCTGGAGCTCGACAAGATCACGGTGCTCTCGATCGCGCCGACGATCGCCCGCGCGGTGCGCGAGGTCTTCGAGGACGGTTCGGTCACGAGCCTCTTCGAGGAGCAGTAG
- a CDS encoding 50S ribosomal protein L25/general stress protein Ctc has protein sequence MAEIKLNAEVRTEFGKGAARRSRRANLVPAVIYGHGAESVHISLPAHQLQLALRTANVLIGLEIDGKDVLVIPKAVQRNALKGNIEHVDLLTVKRGEKVNVEVAVHVEGELAPGGNLLEYVMNTLLVEAEATHIPNSVTVSIAGLDAGASILAKDIPMPSGSVLAEADPDAVVLAVVAAQSEEPSAEGDAEGSEA, from the coding sequence ATGGCCGAGATCAAGCTCAACGCCGAGGTCCGTACCGAGTTCGGCAAGGGCGCTGCCCGCCGTTCCCGTCGCGCCAACCTCGTTCCCGCCGTCATCTACGGCCACGGCGCCGAGTCGGTTCACATCTCGCTGCCGGCCCACCAGCTTCAGCTCGCGCTCCGTACCGCCAACGTCCTGATCGGTCTGGAGATCGACGGCAAGGACGTGCTGGTCATCCCGAAGGCCGTGCAGCGCAACGCCCTCAAGGGCAACATCGAGCACGTCGACCTGCTGACCGTGAAGCGCGGCGAGAAGGTCAACGTCGAGGTCGCGGTGCACGTCGAGGGCGAGCTGGCCCCGGGCGGCAACCTGCTCGAGTACGTGATGAACACCCTGCTGGTCGAGGCCGAGGCCACCCACATCCCCAACTCCGTCACGGTCTCCATCGCGGGCCTGGACGCCGGTGCGTCCATCCTCGCCAAGGACATCCCGATGCCGTCCGGTTCCGTGCTGGCCGAGGCCGACCCGGACGCGGTCGTCCTCGCGGTCGTCGCCGCGCAGTCCGAGGAGCCGTCCGCCGAGGGCGACGCCGAGGGCTCCGAGGCCTGA
- the pth gene encoding aminoacyl-tRNA hydrolase: protein MSDATDPWLIVGLGNPGPEYAANRHNVGFMVADLLAERIGGKFKRASKAQAQVLEGRIGPPGPLSRRVVLAKPMSYMNLSGGPVTALRDFYKVPLDHVVAVHDELDIDYGTLRLKLGGGDNGHNGLKSMTKSIGPGYHRIRFGIGRPPGRMQVADFVLKDFSSTERKELGFLVDRAADSVECLLAEGLERAQSAYNS from the coding sequence ATGTCCGACGCCACCGACCCCTGGCTGATCGTGGGCCTGGGCAATCCCGGTCCCGAGTACGCGGCGAACCGGCACAACGTCGGCTTCATGGTCGCCGATCTGCTCGCGGAGCGGATCGGCGGGAAGTTCAAGCGGGCGTCGAAGGCCCAGGCGCAGGTGCTGGAGGGCCGGATCGGTCCGCCCGGGCCGCTGAGCCGTCGGGTGGTGCTGGCGAAGCCGATGTCGTACATGAACCTGTCCGGCGGTCCGGTGACGGCGTTGCGTGATTTCTACAAGGTGCCGCTCGATCACGTCGTGGCGGTCCATGACGAGTTGGACATCGACTACGGGACGCTGCGGCTGAAGCTGGGCGGCGGCGACAACGGTCACAACGGGCTGAAGTCGATGACGAAGTCGATAGGGCCGGGCTACCACCGGATCCGGTTCGGGATCGGGCGCCCGCCGGGCCGGATGCAGGTGGCCGACTTCGTGCTGAAGGACTTCTCGTCCACGGAGCGCAAGGAGCTCGGGTTCCTGGTGGACCGGGCGGCGGATTCGGTGGAGTGCCTGTTGGCGGAGGGTCTGGAGCGCGCGCAGAGCGCGTACAACTCCTGA